A stretch of Aureispira sp. CCB-E DNA encodes these proteins:
- a CDS encoding lysophospholipid acyltransferase family protein: MDLTKRPSPKEVKQMFQLFKPLFWLNDPVFYDADLIPEEGPVLFVGNHTLLGIWDASIMWFKLYNDKDIFTYSLGDRAHFKIPFWRDLAGKFGMVEASRAHCTQLMKDKQYTLVFPGGAREAFKNKGEAYRLKWNNRAGFAKMAIEHQCTIVPFSAVGAEECYELVWDSEEILSSPLGTLLKQFGARKDMIIPLVKGVGLTPLPKPQRFYYKFGQPILTEPYKGKANDKEAIQELKNIVRNSVEQGIEDLLEIRAHDPNKTLFKRILSQMLHK; this comes from the coding sequence ATGGATTTAACAAAGCGCCCATCTCCCAAAGAAGTAAAGCAAATGTTTCAACTCTTCAAGCCTTTGTTTTGGTTAAATGACCCTGTGTTTTATGACGCCGATTTAATTCCAGAAGAAGGTCCTGTTTTATTTGTTGGAAACCATACATTATTAGGCATTTGGGATGCGAGTATTATGTGGTTTAAATTGTATAATGATAAAGATATTTTCACTTATTCATTGGGCGATAGAGCACATTTTAAAATACCTTTTTGGCGAGATTTAGCTGGCAAATTTGGAATGGTAGAGGCTAGTAGAGCACACTGCACCCAACTCATGAAAGACAAACAATATACCTTGGTCTTTCCTGGAGGAGCTAGAGAAGCCTTTAAAAATAAAGGCGAAGCTTATCGGTTAAAATGGAACAATCGGGCTGGTTTTGCTAAAATGGCGATTGAACACCAATGCACAATCGTTCCTTTTTCTGCCGTAGGTGCTGAAGAATGTTACGAACTGGTCTGGGATAGTGAAGAAATTTTATCCTCGCCGCTAGGGACTTTGCTCAAACAGTTTGGTGCTCGTAAAGATATGATCATTCCACTCGTTAAAGGAGTTGGGCTAACTCCTCTCCCTAAACCTCAGCGTTTTTACTACAAATTTGGTCAACCGATCCTAACAGAACCCTACAAAGGTAAAGCCAACGACAAAGAGGCAATACAAGAATTAAAAAACATAGTCCGCAATAGCGTCGAACAAGGAATTGAAGATTTGTTAGAAATAAGAGCTCATGATCCTAACAAAACCTTATTTAAACGAATTTTATCCCAAATGCTACACAAATAA
- a CDS encoding 4'-phosphopantetheinyl transferase superfamily protein, with the protein MPILQTYQSPAFEILIWNVTEPLHFFAELLELTNNELLLLQQKYSNPLAFQQWLASRCGLQELFHTSYRNFQKNALGKLELQTQALELSISHSGAYIAVAKSKQAIGIDLQIPTPKLERIASKYIAKDLLAVLQKSPQYIDYLHIYWGIKEALFKAYALGKVDFIRHLHISPFEITSKGSTTAVIRKPNFEASYQVFYEKTLNYYLCVVTKE; encoded by the coding sequence ATGCCTATTTTACAAACATACCAATCTCCTGCATTTGAAATACTCATTTGGAACGTTACAGAACCCTTGCATTTTTTTGCAGAACTTCTAGAACTTACTAATAATGAATTATTACTCTTGCAACAAAAATATAGCAATCCTCTAGCTTTTCAACAATGGTTGGCTAGTCGATGTGGTCTACAAGAGCTCTTTCATACCTCTTACCGAAATTTTCAAAAAAATGCCTTGGGGAAACTAGAGTTACAAACACAAGCTTTAGAGCTTTCTATCAGTCACAGCGGTGCTTACATCGCTGTTGCTAAATCCAAACAAGCTATAGGAATTGACTTACAAATCCCTACTCCTAAATTAGAGCGTATTGCTAGCAAATACATTGCTAAGGATTTATTAGCCGTACTCCAAAAAAGTCCTCAATACATCGACTACTTACACATTTACTGGGGTATAAAAGAAGCTTTATTTAAAGCCTATGCCTTAGGAAAAGTAGATTTCATACGGCATTTGCACATTAGCCCCTTTGAGATAACTTCTAAAGGAAGCACTACTGCGGTTATTCGAAAGCCAAATTTTGAGGCAAGCTATCAAGTTTTTTATGAAAAGACGTTAAATTATTATCTTTGTGTTGTAACCAAAGAATAA